In Novipirellula caenicola, a single window of DNA contains:
- a CDS encoding LysR family transcriptional regulator: MKHSSGSRSRASELSVQQLQTFRCVYERGGYAAAAREMELSVPTVWQHIQTLQRLYRTDLFEKSGRGVVATAMAAKLYTQVTELLAGLDSTFDLAADEQGDSRPITIVAGVRMMMEEIANPLQQFRQAWDNPLVLREGNNQVAEELILSGEADLALTLEPEHEKASPLIHFEPAYLVEFLAICKKGHPFAGSSNCTLRELVKHDLVVTRPGTHGRDALDHTLHRERLTANVVAETDNSGFTIACVRAGLGVGVLAGRVNGELCRRLVVKSLRRHLGERQIAFMWKKGRRLSPAVQSLVDTIKQSNVG; the protein is encoded by the coding sequence ATGAAGCATTCCTCGGGTTCCCGGTCACGTGCCAGCGAGTTGAGTGTTCAGCAACTGCAGACGTTTAGGTGTGTTTATGAACGCGGAGGGTATGCGGCAGCGGCACGCGAGATGGAGCTTTCGGTGCCGACCGTATGGCAACACATTCAAACGTTGCAGCGTTTGTATCGAACGGATTTGTTCGAGAAATCAGGTCGAGGCGTGGTTGCGACGGCGATGGCGGCGAAGTTGTACACGCAGGTCACCGAGTTGTTAGCCGGTTTGGATTCAACCTTTGATCTTGCCGCGGACGAACAGGGGGATTCGCGACCGATCACGATCGTGGCGGGCGTCCGCATGATGATGGAAGAGATCGCCAATCCGCTGCAGCAATTTCGCCAAGCTTGGGATAATCCGTTGGTGCTGCGCGAAGGCAACAATCAAGTTGCCGAAGAGCTGATTTTGTCGGGAGAAGCCGATTTGGCTTTAACGCTCGAGCCCGAGCACGAGAAGGCCTCGCCATTGATCCATTTCGAACCTGCTTATTTGGTCGAGTTTTTAGCGATCTGTAAAAAGGGGCATCCGTTTGCCGGTTCGAGCAACTGCACGCTCCGCGAGTTGGTCAAGCACGACCTTGTCGTGACGCGGCCTGGGACACACGGTCGCGACGCACTGGATCACACGCTGCACCGCGAACGGTTGACGGCAAACGTGGTTGCGGAAACGGACAACAGTGGTTTTACGATCGCGTGTGTCCGAGCCGGGTTGGGGGTTGGCGTGTTGGCTGGTCGCGTCAATGGCGAGTTGTGTCGGCGGTTAGTGGTCAAGTCATTGCGTCGGCATCTCGGTGAGCGGCAGATTGCGTTCATGTGGAAGAAAGGACGTCGGTTAAGTCCCGCAGTGCAAAGCCTCGTCGACACCATCAAACAGTCCAACGTGGGATAG
- the tal gene encoding transaldolase: MSSLDQLKKHTVVVADTGDIDAIAKHKPHDATTNPSLLYKAAQMPQYQSLLDEAIAYGQSKSNSEEGLIDAIIDKLSVTFGCRILDLIPGRVSTEVDARLSFDTEGTVRKAHELIELYKEAGISKDRILIKIASTWEGIRAAEQLEKEGIHCNLTLLFGFGQAIACAEADVTLISPFVGRIYDWYKNKKGVDSIPVSEDPGVESVTTIFNYYKKHGYKTEVMGASFRTKEQVMALCGSDLLTISPDLLGQLAETDADVPKALDADAAAKMDIEKIEMDEATFRWMLNEDAMATEKLAEGIRGFAADLDKLRSYLAQRMEAASV; encoded by the coding sequence ATGAGTTCGCTAGACCAACTAAAAAAACACACTGTCGTGGTAGCTGACACCGGCGACATTGATGCAATCGCCAAGCACAAACCTCACGATGCGACGACCAACCCCTCGTTGCTGTACAAAGCCGCACAGATGCCGCAGTACCAATCGCTGCTCGACGAGGCGATCGCCTACGGTCAATCCAAATCCAACAGCGAAGAAGGGCTGATCGACGCGATCATCGACAAGCTATCGGTCACCTTTGGCTGCCGTATCTTGGATCTGATCCCCGGCCGCGTGTCGACCGAGGTCGATGCACGACTGAGCTTCGATACCGAAGGAACGGTCCGCAAGGCTCATGAGTTGATTGAATTGTACAAGGAAGCTGGGATTTCGAAGGACCGCATCCTGATCAAGATCGCGAGCACCTGGGAAGGCATTCGTGCCGCCGAGCAATTGGAAAAGGAAGGCATCCACTGCAACTTGACGCTGCTGTTCGGCTTCGGTCAAGCGATCGCGTGTGCCGAAGCCGACGTGACGTTGATCAGCCCCTTTGTCGGCCGCATCTACGATTGGTACAAGAACAAAAAGGGCGTCGATTCGATCCCCGTTTCCGAAGACCCAGGCGTGGAATCGGTCACGACCATCTTCAATTACTACAAAAAACACGGCTACAAGACCGAGGTGATGGGAGCGAGTTTCCGCACCAAGGAACAAGTAATGGCCCTTTGCGGCAGCGACCTGCTAACGATCTCGCCCGATTTGCTCGGACAGCTTGCCGAAACCGACGCGGATGTCCCCAAGGCCTTGGATGCCGACGCGGCCGCCAAGATGGACATCGAAAAGATCGAAATGGACGAAGCGACGTTCCGCTGGATGTTAAACGAAGACGCAATGGCGACTGAAAAGTTGGCCGAAGGCATCCGCGGCTTCGCCGCCGACCTAGACAAGCTACGCAGCTACCTAGCCCAGCGAATGGAAGCCGCCTCGGTGTAA
- a CDS encoding diacylglycerol/lipid kinase family protein produces MTNLVFWNRGSGKSEQVERLRKLLPLSTTTWVQMTRELNLQETIQTQLDCRCDIVFAAGGDGTVNAVVNALMKIDADRRPCLAVIPLGTANDFAGTLAISDAVEQAVALSCNRQPVPIDVVRITGHGFERYYANVAAGGNCVRVSEELTDEIKSRWGAFSYLRGAVGVLADMKSFRVNAEMDGQKIADFDSWAVLVANGRTNAGRIEVAPEASLVDGLLDVVLIKDGDVMDMVEIVAGNLLGNFLECEQVIYRQARRLKLFSDPPMRFTLDGEVVDEEPVEFECIPGAIRMFVGPEFEQA; encoded by the coding sequence ATGACCAACCTCGTTTTCTGGAACCGGGGCTCGGGCAAGTCCGAGCAAGTCGAGCGGCTTCGCAAGCTATTGCCGTTATCAACGACCACGTGGGTTCAAATGACTCGCGAACTGAATCTGCAGGAAACGATCCAAACGCAGCTCGATTGTCGCTGCGACATCGTCTTCGCCGCCGGTGGCGATGGAACGGTCAATGCCGTTGTCAATGCGTTGATGAAAATTGACGCCGATCGTCGCCCCTGCTTGGCGGTCATTCCGCTGGGGACCGCCAATGACTTTGCTGGCACGCTGGCCATTTCGGACGCGGTCGAACAAGCGGTCGCGTTGTCTTGCAATCGTCAACCGGTCCCGATCGATGTGGTCCGGATTACGGGTCATGGATTCGAGCGTTATTACGCCAATGTCGCCGCAGGCGGCAACTGTGTTCGCGTTTCAGAGGAACTGACCGACGAGATTAAATCTCGCTGGGGAGCGTTCAGTTATCTACGCGGCGCCGTCGGCGTCTTGGCGGACATGAAAAGCTTTCGCGTCAATGCAGAAATGGATGGCCAGAAAATCGCGGACTTTGATAGTTGGGCCGTGCTGGTCGCCAACGGAAGAACGAATGCGGGACGGATCGAAGTGGCTCCCGAGGCATCGCTGGTCGACGGATTACTGGATGTCGTGCTGATCAAAGACGGCGACGTGATGGACATGGTCGAAATCGTTGCCGGCAATCTGCTCGGTAATTTCCTCGAGTGTGAACAGGTCATCTATCGGCAAGCCCGCCGCTTGAAACTGTTTTCGGATCCACCGATGCGATTCACGCTTGATGGCGAAGTGGTGGATGAAGAGCCGGTCGAGTTTGAATGCATCCCCGGGGCCATTCGTATGTTTGTTGGCCCAGAATTTGAGCAGGCGTAA
- a CDS encoding glucan biosynthesis protein, whose amino-acid sequence MLRLFTAFSLLLALFDGIASADSPSRQAIRPQGRPSDAATQITSFAELKTLAAATAKDEFQPRPEPPAALCQMSYEQYRDIQYRPEKAVWWKDGLPFWLETFHRGFVQRDRVSLYTNEKGVSREVPFSSQNFRYRTPIAEEVVRNSGHAGIKIAGRFPGRSDGQEMLTFLGSSYFRGRSADTVYGTSARGLAVDIALNRDEEFPFFKSFWVQRPKTDDEQLSILALMDSRSVSGAYRFTLTPGTTETVVDVKCSLHFRSLPEKIGLAPLTSMWMWGDGLTGPPLDNRPAVHDSDGLLIHAEDDEWTWRAFARQSYPSVSQFRVNKLKGFGVLQRNRAFYHFDDHNAQYHNRPSVWVRPKRGWENGVVELLELPGAHEGIDNIGAYWIPDQKPTLDTPLELDYQVSFFPGDRSDQTKVARATYFDVQRQDGFIAMDIRFAGDVIAKRRRGTVDVEVATIRGKVLSTSAERTDTGDWIAHVLLEPTEPAPVELSLTLVDAKPNVKQKLSERFVYLCPDQEPTFEYPQVYTRKE is encoded by the coding sequence ATGTTGCGACTCTTTACAGCATTCTCGCTGCTTCTTGCTTTATTCGATGGCATCGCATCGGCTGATTCGCCAAGCCGCCAAGCAATTCGGCCACAAGGACGGCCATCGGATGCGGCGACGCAGATCACCAGCTTTGCCGAACTGAAGACATTGGCCGCAGCGACCGCCAAGGATGAATTTCAACCGCGTCCTGAGCCACCCGCGGCGCTGTGTCAAATGAGCTACGAACAGTATCGCGATATCCAATATCGGCCTGAGAAGGCGGTGTGGTGGAAAGACGGGCTTCCGTTTTGGCTCGAAACATTTCACCGAGGCTTCGTGCAGCGCGACCGTGTTTCGCTGTACACCAACGAGAAAGGCGTCTCCCGCGAAGTCCCGTTCTCGTCACAGAACTTTCGGTATCGCACGCCGATCGCAGAAGAGGTCGTTCGCAACTCGGGACATGCCGGCATCAAGATCGCAGGCCGCTTTCCCGGCCGCAGCGATGGACAAGAGATGTTGACGTTCCTTGGATCGAGTTACTTTCGCGGCCGAAGTGCCGATACGGTCTATGGCACCTCGGCTCGTGGGTTGGCCGTGGACATAGCGCTGAATCGCGACGAAGAGTTTCCCTTTTTCAAATCGTTTTGGGTCCAGCGTCCCAAGACCGACGATGAACAGCTATCGATATTGGCCTTGATGGATAGCCGTTCGGTGAGCGGCGCGTACCGGTTCACACTGACGCCGGGAACCACCGAAACCGTTGTTGATGTCAAGTGCTCGTTGCACTTTCGTTCGCTGCCGGAAAAGATTGGTTTAGCGCCGCTGACCAGCATGTGGATGTGGGGCGATGGGTTGACCGGACCTCCGCTGGACAATCGTCCCGCCGTCCACGATTCCGATGGGTTACTGATTCACGCAGAGGACGACGAATGGACATGGCGCGCGTTCGCTCGGCAAAGCTATCCTTCGGTTAGCCAGTTCCGTGTCAACAAACTAAAAGGATTCGGTGTCCTGCAGCGTAACCGGGCTTTCTATCACTTTGACGATCACAACGCCCAGTACCACAATCGGCCTAGCGTTTGGGTGCGACCGAAACGAGGCTGGGAAAACGGCGTCGTTGAACTGCTTGAATTGCCGGGTGCCCACGAGGGAATCGACAACATCGGCGCCTACTGGATCCCCGATCAAAAACCGACACTCGACACCCCGCTGGAACTGGACTACCAAGTTTCGTTCTTTCCTGGGGATCGCAGTGACCAAACCAAAGTTGCACGAGCGACCTATTTCGATGTGCAGCGGCAAGACGGATTCATCGCAATGGATATCCGTTTCGCCGGAGATGTGATTGCCAAGCGACGTCGCGGCACCGTGGATGTCGAAGTTGCAACCATTCGCGGTAAAGTGTTGTCCACATCCGCCGAACGCACCGACACCGGCGACTGGATCGCACATGTTTTGTTGGAACCGACCGAACCAGCTCCGGTGGAACTCAGCCTCACGCTGGTCGATGCCAAACCCAATGTGAAACAAAAGTTGTCAGAACGGTTTGTCTATCTCTGCCCTGACCAAGAACCGACATTTGAGTATCCACAGGTGTATACGCGAAAGGAATAA
- a CDS encoding glucoamylase family protein, whose translation MKRRTFLATGLSLSLAPSNLLPKAKAADAQLVSSLRREPALMEQSDHSFLRDLQQRCYQFFVDAAHPSTGFISDRGATDGSWFSDHASSAACGFGLAAHSVAAQSEWVPREHAADRTRQLLYSLVKLAHHKKGFVYHFFDAASGKRSKGAEASSIDTALLLTGAMTAATTFSDDLEIVHLADELYRRVDWQWMLGANDLLHMGWTPESGMIPHQWDSFSELIVLVLLAIGAPSSPIPPRCWQAWRRSPVLQHDGEDFISYPPLFVHQYPMAFFDFRNVRSASGRSYWDNSVRAHHAQIAFMTELGRRYPSQMQHYGNDMWGLTSSDSAGGYRDWGGPYENGRCEPDRDIDGTIVPSAAAGGLAIVPQQALHTLRYQKQHFGDKIFSRYGFVNAYNPATHWVGRDVIGIDTGITLVMAENLLTGGVWEAFMRHPAATRALSLAGFA comes from the coding sequence ATGAAGCGACGCACCTTTTTGGCGACGGGACTGTCGCTTTCGTTGGCTCCTTCGAATCTGTTGCCAAAAGCCAAGGCTGCCGATGCACAACTCGTTTCCTCGCTTCGTCGAGAGCCTGCATTGATGGAACAGAGCGACCACAGTTTCCTGCGTGATCTGCAACAACGTTGCTATCAATTCTTTGTCGATGCCGCCCATCCAAGTACAGGGTTCATTTCGGACCGCGGAGCCACGGACGGATCGTGGTTCAGTGATCATGCGAGCTCGGCGGCGTGCGGGTTTGGATTAGCAGCCCACAGCGTGGCCGCCCAATCCGAGTGGGTTCCTCGCGAACATGCCGCCGATCGGACTCGCCAATTGCTGTATTCGCTAGTCAAGTTGGCTCACCACAAAAAGGGATTTGTCTACCACTTTTTTGATGCCGCCAGCGGCAAACGATCCAAAGGAGCTGAAGCATCCTCGATCGATACGGCGCTGTTATTGACCGGAGCCATGACCGCAGCGACGACATTTTCGGATGACCTGGAAATCGTCCACTTAGCAGACGAACTTTACCGCCGTGTGGATTGGCAATGGATGCTCGGGGCGAACGATTTGTTGCACATGGGGTGGACCCCCGAATCGGGCATGATCCCGCATCAGTGGGACAGTTTCAGCGAACTGATCGTACTGGTATTGTTGGCGATTGGGGCACCGAGCTCGCCCATCCCGCCACGATGTTGGCAAGCATGGCGTCGCTCGCCGGTGTTGCAACACGACGGCGAAGACTTCATCAGTTATCCACCGCTGTTTGTACACCAGTATCCGATGGCGTTTTTCGATTTTCGCAATGTTCGATCCGCCAGCGGACGCAGTTATTGGGACAATTCGGTGCGAGCTCACCATGCGCAAATCGCGTTCATGACCGAGCTCGGCCGCCGTTATCCATCGCAAATGCAACATTACGGCAACGACATGTGGGGGTTAACCAGCAGCGATAGCGCCGGCGGGTACCGCGATTGGGGTGGCCCGTACGAAAACGGCCGCTGCGAACCCGACCGTGATATCGATGGAACGATTGTTCCCAGCGCCGCAGCGGGTGGGTTGGCGATCGTGCCCCAACAAGCCTTGCATACACTGCGTTACCAAAAGCAACACTTCGGCGACAAAATCTTTTCCCGCTATGGTTTCGTGAACGCCTACAATCCGGCGACCCATTGGGTTGGCCGTGACGTGATCGGAATCGACACCGGAATCACGCTGGTCATGGCCGAAAACCTATTGACCGGTGGGGTTTGGGAGGCGTTCATGCGACATCCTGCAGCAACCCGAGCTTTAAGTCTCGCTGGATTCGCGTAG